A region from the Gemmatimonadota bacterium genome encodes:
- a CDS encoding biopolymer transporter ExbD: MAIKQGGFKRKSGVSDEIPSSSLADIAFLLLIFFMVTTVFRTSGEQPIDWVAAEATQKIDEKKKNVLELWVLENGNVFVNDRPVAMADVSSLVAPMYVETDRRLVTSIRADKDVPYIFIDQVQKELQEAGAVRVVFATELERRMSGERR; this comes from the coding sequence ATGGCGATCAAGCAAGGTGGGTTCAAGAGGAAGTCGGGCGTCTCCGACGAGATCCCCTCGTCGTCGCTCGCCGACATCGCCTTCCTCCTCCTGATCTTCTTCATGGTGACCACGGTCTTCCGGACGTCGGGCGAGCAGCCGATCGACTGGGTCGCGGCTGAGGCCACCCAGAAGATCGACGAGAAGAAGAAGAACGTCCTGGAGCTGTGGGTGCTCGAGAACGGCAACGTCTTCGTGAACGACCGTCCCGTGGCGATGGCCGACGTCTCGTCACTGGTCGCTCCCATGTACGTCGAGACCGACCGCCGCCTGGTGACTTCGATCCGAGCGGACAAGGACGTGCCCTACATCTTCATTGACCAGGTGCAGAAGGAGCTGCAGGAGGCCGGCGCCGTTCGCGTCGTGTTCGCCACCGAGCTCGAGCGCCGCATGTCGGGAGAGAGACGATGA
- the hpt gene encoding hypoxanthine phosphoribosyltransferase, with product MSIDAEQIVTAAGQRLARVVYSEGEIADRVREMGREITAHYPADEDLLVLGLLKGSFIFVADLVRQIDRPLHIDFLVAASYGAAKVSSGQLDLLYDPRATFRDRHVIVVEDIIDSGNTLRRLVPALQARGPRSLEVCALLHKRLVEMPVAPRWVGFDAPSDFLVGYGLDYSEDFRHLPFIGSLEERP from the coding sequence GTGTCGATCGACGCCGAGCAGATCGTGACGGCCGCCGGGCAGCGGCTGGCGCGGGTGGTCTATTCCGAGGGGGAGATCGCGGACCGCGTTCGTGAGATGGGGCGCGAGATTACCGCCCACTACCCGGCGGACGAGGACCTCCTGGTGCTGGGCCTCCTCAAGGGGTCGTTCATCTTCGTTGCAGACCTGGTGCGACAGATCGATCGCCCCCTGCACATCGATTTCCTGGTGGCGGCCAGCTACGGCGCGGCCAAGGTCTCCAGCGGGCAGTTGGACCTGCTCTACGATCCCCGGGCCACCTTCCGCGACCGCCATGTGATCGTGGTCGAGGACATCATCGACTCGGGGAATACGCTGCGGAGGCTGGTGCCCGCGCTGCAGGCCCGGGGGCCCCGGAGCCTGGAGGTCTGCGCCCTGCTGCACAAACGGCTGGTGGAAATGCCCGTCGCGCCTCGTTGGGTCGGGTTCGATGCACCTTCTGACTTCCTCGTGGGGTACGGACTGGATTACAGCGAGGATTTTCGGCACCTTCCTTTCATCGGCAGCCTGGAGGAAAGGCCCTAG
- a CDS encoding amidohydrolase family protein translates to MPLALLLLLLHAAPTLAQRVLLRPQAVFDGERLQPGWVVLVEGSRIAAAGPAASVPARGASAIDLQGLTLMPGLIEGHSHLLLHPYNETPWNDQVLFESWAERVARAVVHAENTLRAGVTTTRDLGSEGAGYMDVGLRDAINKGVVPGPRMLVAGPAIVATGSYGPKGAPEWHLPKGAEEADGVDGLIRVARDQIGRGVDWVKVYADYRWGPNGQARPTFTEDELRTLVEVAASSGRYVVAHASTTEGMRRAAAAGVRTIEHGDDGTPEVFALMRDNGVGYCPTIAAGDAISQYGGWKKGSDPEPVRIRFKRESMRRAIDSGVELCFGGDVGVYPHGDNVREVELMVDYGMAPAAAAHAATEGNARMFGLDDRGRVAEGLLADLIAVEGDPTADIRALRRVRWVMKGGVVVRER, encoded by the coding sequence CTGCCGCTGGCCCTCCTGCTCCTGCTGCTCCATGCCGCGCCGACGCTCGCCCAGCGCGTGCTGCTCCGTCCCCAGGCCGTATTCGACGGGGAGCGCCTGCAGCCGGGTTGGGTGGTGCTGGTCGAGGGGAGCCGTATCGCGGCGGCGGGGCCGGCCGCCTCCGTCCCTGCACGGGGTGCCTCGGCCATCGACCTGCAGGGGCTCACCCTGATGCCGGGTTTGATCGAGGGGCATTCCCATCTGCTCCTGCACCCCTACAACGAGACGCCCTGGAACGACCAGGTGCTCTTCGAGTCCTGGGCCGAACGGGTGGCCCGCGCCGTGGTGCATGCCGAGAACACACTGCGGGCCGGCGTCACCACCACGCGCGATCTCGGCAGCGAGGGCGCGGGCTACATGGACGTGGGCCTCCGCGACGCCATCAACAAAGGCGTGGTGCCGGGACCGCGCATGCTGGTGGCCGGCCCGGCCATCGTGGCCACCGGCAGCTACGGTCCCAAAGGCGCTCCGGAGTGGCACCTCCCCAAGGGAGCGGAGGAAGCCGATGGCGTGGACGGCCTCATCCGGGTGGCGCGCGACCAGATCGGCCGCGGCGTGGACTGGGTGAAGGTGTATGCAGACTACCGGTGGGGACCGAACGGACAGGCTCGCCCCACCTTCACCGAGGACGAGCTGCGAACGCTTGTCGAGGTGGCCGCCAGCTCCGGGCGCTACGTGGTCGCGCACGCGTCTACGACCGAAGGCATGCGACGCGCGGCCGCAGCCGGGGTGCGCACCATCGAACACGGGGACGACGGCACGCCGGAGGTCTTCGCGCTCATGCGTGACAACGGCGTCGGCTACTGCCCCACCATCGCCGCCGGCGACGCCATCAGCCAGTACGGGGGGTGGAAGAAAGGCTCCGACCCCGAGCCCGTTCGCATCCGCTTCAAGCGCGAGAGCATGCGTAGAGCGATCGACTCGGGCGTGGAGCTCTGCTTCGGCGGCGACGTGGGCGTCTACCCGCACGGGGACAACGTACGCGAGGTGGAGCTGATGGTCGACTACGGGATGGCCCCCGCCGCGGCTGCACACGCCGCCACGGAAGGGAATGCCCGCATGTTCGGGCTGGACGATCGCGGCCGGGTGGCGGAGGGTCTGCTGGCAGACCTGATCGCGGTGGAAGGCGACCCCACTGCGGATATCCGCGCGCTGCGCAGGGTGCGTTGGGTGATGAAGGGGGGAGTGGTGGTGCGAGAGCGATAG
- a CDS encoding glycerophosphodiester phosphodiesterase, whose amino-acid sequence MRPGHSFFAGAPLLMAHRGGAALAPENTMAAFQQAVESWQADVLEMDVRATRDGVIVVHHDATVERTTDGQGAVADADWSELSGLDAGHHFLDLEGHPSFRGRNVRIPRFEEVLEAFPNTRINVESKSADAAAGLVRLIRQHRAEARVLLAAQYERNRVGARGYRGPWGASEAQIRRFWVLRRLPSSFYTPDADALQIPDRWGGRTVATHSFIRAAQSRNLPVHVWVVDEARRIAELLDWGADGIQSDRLDVLARVLVERAGRPAPPGLTMGV is encoded by the coding sequence GTGCGCCCCGGCCACTCGTTCTTCGCCGGCGCCCCACTGCTGATGGCCCATCGGGGTGGCGCGGCGCTGGCCCCGGAAAACACCATGGCCGCCTTCCAGCAGGCCGTCGAGTCGTGGCAGGCCGACGTGCTGGAGATGGACGTGCGGGCCACCCGCGATGGCGTGATCGTGGTGCACCACGACGCCACGGTGGAGCGCACCACCGACGGGCAGGGCGCTGTGGCCGATGCCGACTGGTCCGAACTTTCCGGCCTGGACGCCGGCCATCACTTCCTCGACCTCGAGGGTCACCCGTCTTTCCGGGGACGGAACGTGCGTATCCCGCGCTTCGAGGAGGTCCTGGAGGCCTTCCCCAACACGCGTATCAACGTGGAGAGCAAATCCGCGGACGCGGCTGCGGGGCTGGTGCGGCTCATCCGACAGCACCGTGCCGAGGCGCGGGTGCTGTTGGCCGCGCAGTACGAGCGCAATCGCGTGGGCGCGCGCGGCTACCGGGGACCGTGGGGGGCCTCCGAGGCGCAGATCCGGCGCTTCTGGGTGCTGCGCCGGCTGCCGTCCTCCTTCTATACGCCGGACGCCGATGCGCTCCAGATCCCCGACCGGTGGGGTGGCCGCACCGTCGCGACCCACTCGTTCATCCGGGCCGCGCAGTCGCGCAACCTGCCGGTGCACGTCTGGGTGGTCGACGAGGCTCGCCGCATCGCCGAGTTGCTGGACTGGGGTGCCGATGGCATCCAGAGTGACCGCCTCGATGTCCTGGCCCGCGTGCTCGTCGAGAGGGCGGGGCGTCCGGCTCCGCCGGGCTTGACGATGGGCGTATGA
- the ftsH gene encoding ATP-dependent zinc metalloprotease FtsH, which translates to MAERDQKPEDPRGRLVRLSRVTSFIALIVLFSLAVLTARRGGEEGGALLNYTEFRAQLRAGNIHDVTIRTEPRVTKASGEFRRPITRDDREVTRFQVILAGEVTDDLLSELEAQNVVVSAEAPQEGWWALLIGVLPWLLFIAFWLWMFRTIQSGGNRAFQFGRSKAKMISPDTPKVTFADVAGANEAKDELEEIIEFLKDPQRFSRLGGRLPKGVLLVGPPGTGKTLLARAVAGEAGRPFFQMSGSDFVEMFVGVGASRVRDLFEQGKAHAPCIIFIDEIDAVGRHRGAGLGGGHDEREQTLNQLLVEMDGFEANEGVILLAATNRPDVLDPALLRPGRFDRQVVVDLPDVRGREGILSVHAKKLPLAADVDLEIIAKGTPGMAGADLANVCNEAALLAARRGAEKVNMDDFERAKDKVMLGTERKSLVLNESERRLTAYHEAGHAVIGVRLPGMDPVHKVTIVPRGRALGITASLPEEDRHSYTKEWLEGQLVMLFGGRVAEELEFGQEKVTTGAGNDIERATSLARRMVTRFGMSDAVGLMAVGDSEQEVFLGRELVQRREISESTAQLVDVEVKRILDEAHERARGMINRERELLEAIAQALLERETLDRDEIQLLADGRELPPPRPAEPVLVASSGNGGQKGLSESEVAAPVARVRPPVGRERPSHE; encoded by the coding sequence ATGGCGGAACGAGATCAGAAGCCCGAGGACCCGCGCGGCAGGTTGGTGCGGCTCTCTCGCGTCACGTCATTCATCGCGCTCATCGTCCTCTTCAGCCTCGCGGTCCTGACTGCGCGGCGCGGGGGGGAGGAGGGCGGAGCCCTGCTCAACTATACCGAGTTCAGGGCGCAGCTTCGCGCGGGGAACATCCACGACGTCACCATCCGCACCGAGCCTCGGGTCACGAAGGCTTCGGGTGAGTTCCGGCGCCCCATCACGCGGGACGACCGGGAGGTCACGCGCTTCCAGGTGATCCTGGCAGGAGAGGTCACAGACGACCTCCTGTCCGAACTCGAAGCGCAAAACGTGGTGGTCAGTGCCGAGGCGCCCCAGGAGGGGTGGTGGGCGCTCCTGATCGGAGTGCTCCCCTGGTTGCTTTTCATCGCCTTCTGGCTGTGGATGTTCCGCACCATCCAGAGCGGAGGGAACCGGGCGTTCCAGTTCGGGCGCTCCAAGGCCAAGATGATCTCGCCGGATACGCCCAAGGTGACGTTTGCCGACGTGGCCGGCGCCAACGAGGCCAAGGACGAGCTCGAGGAGATCATCGAGTTCCTGAAGGACCCGCAGCGGTTCAGTCGGCTGGGTGGCCGCCTACCCAAGGGGGTGCTGCTGGTCGGGCCTCCCGGAACCGGGAAGACGCTGCTGGCGCGGGCAGTGGCCGGTGAAGCGGGCCGCCCGTTCTTCCAGATGTCCGGGTCGGATTTCGTGGAGATGTTCGTGGGTGTGGGGGCGTCGCGCGTCCGCGACCTCTTCGAACAGGGCAAGGCCCATGCACCCTGCATCATCTTCATCGACGAGATCGACGCCGTGGGCCGACACCGCGGTGCCGGCCTGGGCGGCGGGCACGACGAGCGCGAACAGACCCTCAACCAGCTCCTTGTCGAGATGGATGGGTTCGAGGCCAACGAGGGCGTGATCCTGTTGGCCGCGACCAACCGGCCCGACGTGCTCGACCCGGCGCTGCTCCGTCCGGGTCGCTTCGACCGACAGGTGGTGGTGGATCTGCCGGATGTGCGGGGCCGCGAGGGGATCCTCAGCGTACACGCGAAGAAGCTGCCCCTGGCTGCCGACGTGGACCTGGAGATCATCGCCAAGGGCACGCCCGGAATGGCCGGCGCCGACCTGGCCAACGTCTGCAACGAGGCCGCTCTTCTCGCCGCCCGCCGCGGCGCCGAGAAGGTCAATATGGACGACTTCGAGCGGGCCAAGGACAAGGTCATGCTGGGCACCGAGCGCAAAAGCCTGGTGCTGAACGAATCCGAGCGTCGCCTGACCGCCTACCACGAGGCCGGCCACGCCGTCATCGGTGTCCGTCTGCCGGGCATGGATCCCGTGCACAAGGTCACCATCGTGCCCCGCGGCCGTGCCCTGGGCATCACGGCCTCCCTACCCGAGGAAGACCGGCACTCCTATACCAAGGAGTGGTTGGAGGGCCAGCTCGTCATGCTGTTCGGCGGGCGCGTGGCCGAGGAGCTCGAGTTCGGGCAGGAGAAGGTCACCACCGGTGCCGGGAATGACATCGAGCGGGCCACCTCGCTGGCTCGGCGTATGGTCACCCGCTTCGGGATGTCGGACGCCGTGGGCCTCATGGCGGTGGGCGACTCGGAGCAGGAGGTCTTCCTGGGCCGCGAGTTGGTGCAGCGGAGGGAGATCTCGGAGTCGACGGCCCAGCTCGTGGACGTGGAGGTCAAGCGCATCCTGGACGAGGCCCACGAGCGCGCGAGGGGGATGATCAACCGCGAGCGCGAGCTCCTGGAAGCGATCGCCCAAGCGCTGCTCGAGCGGGAGACGCTGGACCGCGACGAGATCCAGCTGCTCGCCGACGGCCGCGAGCTTCCACCCCCACGCCCCGCCGAGCCGGTCCTGGTGGCGTCCTCCGGGAACGGAGGTCAGAAGGGGTTGAGCGAGAGCGAGGTGGCCGCACCGGTGGCGCGCGTGCGCCCACCCGTGGGGAGAGAGCGTCCTTCGCACGAATGA
- the cdaA gene encoding diadenylate cyclase CdaA → MRTLFDQVLFLRPGLLDLVQIVLVAALFYWLLLLLRRTRAMQMLLGVLLLAGVYFVARLLGLSLIRQILETVFRYGAIALLVVFQPELRQTLARLGQTRMLRRFSRMESSQVADEIVAAVEQLQRQKVGAILAIEREVALDPYGDTGRPVEARVSSDILATIFTPYSPLHDGAVLISGDQIKAAGAILPLTQSPVSDRSLGTRHRAAIGLSEETDALVIVVSEETSRIAVAQRGRLEVGVDGARLKELIETPAPPVSLGAAGA, encoded by the coding sequence GTGAGGACGCTGTTTGATCAAGTGCTCTTCCTGCGGCCGGGTCTGCTGGATCTCGTGCAGATCGTGCTGGTCGCCGCCCTCTTCTACTGGCTTCTCCTCCTGTTGCGACGCACGCGGGCCATGCAGATGCTCCTCGGCGTCCTGCTTCTGGCCGGCGTGTACTTCGTCGCGCGGCTGCTTGGCCTCTCCCTCATTCGCCAGATCCTCGAGACGGTCTTCCGCTACGGAGCCATCGCGCTGCTCGTGGTGTTCCAGCCGGAGTTGCGTCAGACCCTGGCCCGCCTGGGACAGACCCGCATGCTGCGGCGCTTCAGTCGCATGGAGTCCAGCCAGGTCGCCGACGAGATCGTGGCGGCGGTGGAGCAGCTGCAGCGGCAGAAGGTGGGAGCGATCCTGGCCATCGAGCGGGAGGTGGCCCTGGATCCCTACGGAGACACCGGCCGGCCGGTCGAGGCCCGGGTTTCCTCGGACATCCTGGCCACCATCTTCACCCCCTACTCGCCTCTGCACGATGGCGCCGTGCTGATCTCCGGCGACCAGATCAAGGCGGCGGGGGCCATTCTGCCGCTGACCCAGAGTCCCGTGAGCGACCGGTCGCTGGGGACCCGGCACAGGGCTGCCATCGGCCTCAGCGAGGAGACGGACGCGCTGGTCATCGTGGTGAGCGAAGAGACCAGCCGCATCGCCGTAGCCCAGAGAGGACGACTCGAGGTGGGCGTCGACGGCGCGCGCCTGAAGGAGCTGATCGAGACTCCGGCGCCCCCGGTTTCCCTGGGGGCCGCGGGGGCCTGA
- the folP gene encoding dihydropteroate synthase, with protein sequence MLHGVDDPSRRSGRDRAGGVPVWKLRTRDLVLDRPAVMGILNLTPDSFSDGGRLPDVAAQLERAHAFVEAGADLLDIGGESTRPGARPVAPAEELRRLAPLFERLTEIPAPVSIDTRRARVAEEALQAGAEVVNDVSGLAHDPEMAGRVAEWGAGLVLMHMRGDPPTMVEFAHYANVVEEVVEELGVALERARRAGIEESRVVLDPGIGFAKDAEQSYALLAQLARLGALGRPVLVGPSRKRFLAGEAGLPPDQRVEGTLAACVAAFERGARVFRVHDVRSARRALDVAHRIRRAGREDA encoded by the coding sequence ATGCTCCACGGGGTGGACGATCCGTCCCGCCGGAGCGGTCGGGATCGTGCCGGCGGCGTCCCGGTCTGGAAGCTGCGCACGCGCGACCTCGTTCTGGACCGCCCAGCCGTCATGGGCATCCTCAATCTCACCCCCGACTCGTTCAGTGATGGGGGCCGGCTGCCGGATGTCGCTGCCCAGCTGGAGCGCGCGCATGCGTTCGTCGAGGCCGGGGCCGACCTGCTCGACATCGGAGGTGAGTCCACCCGACCGGGGGCCAGGCCCGTCGCCCCCGCTGAGGAGCTCCGCCGACTCGCGCCTCTGTTCGAGCGTCTGACCGAGATCCCGGCTCCCGTCTCCATCGATACGCGGCGAGCCCGCGTCGCCGAGGAGGCGCTTCAGGCGGGTGCGGAGGTGGTCAACGATGTCTCGGGACTGGCCCACGATCCCGAGATGGCCGGACGGGTGGCCGAGTGGGGTGCCGGGCTGGTGCTGATGCACATGCGGGGGGATCCGCCCACCATGGTCGAGTTTGCCCACTACGCCAACGTCGTGGAGGAGGTCGTCGAGGAGTTGGGCGTGGCGCTGGAACGGGCTCGCCGAGCGGGGATCGAGGAGTCCCGGGTGGTCCTGGACCCGGGGATCGGCTTCGCCAAGGACGCGGAGCAGTCCTACGCACTGCTGGCGCAGCTCGCCCGCCTGGGCGCGCTGGGGCGGCCTGTGCTGGTGGGCCCCAGCCGCAAGCGCTTCCTGGCGGGCGAGGCGGGGCTACCTCCCGATCAACGGGTGGAAGGCACCTTGGCGGCGTGCGTGGCGGCGTTCGAGCGCGGGGCCCGCGTCTTCCGCGTGCACGATGTGCGCTCGGCCCGCAGAGCCCTGGACGTGGCGCACCGCATCCGCCGGGCGGGGAGGGAGGACGCGTGA
- a CDS encoding biopolymer transporter ExbD, giving the protein MAFMKKKSKVSDEVPTSSMADIAFLLLIFFLVTTVFPRDKGLPVVLPEAQEQVQVSQKNIMHLIVQPNGLVEVKRGESQQTQQVRPDQIEAMWRLEVASNPGLIAAVKTHPDAPYRFMVDVLDALQSAGAERISLQLLEN; this is encoded by the coding sequence ATGGCATTCATGAAGAAGAAGTCCAAGGTCAGCGACGAGGTGCCCACCTCGTCGATGGCGGACATTGCCTTCCTGCTTCTGATCTTCTTCCTGGTCACCACGGTGTTCCCCCGCGACAAGGGGCTGCCGGTGGTGCTTCCGGAGGCTCAGGAGCAGGTCCAGGTCAGCCAGAAGAACATCATGCACCTCATCGTCCAGCCCAACGGCCTGGTCGAGGTGAAGCGGGGTGAGAGCCAGCAGACGCAGCAGGTGCGGCCCGACCAGATCGAGGCCATGTGGCGCCTGGAGGTGGCGAGCAACCCCGGCCTGATTGCGGCGGTAAAGACCCACCCCGATGCGCCGTACAGATTCATGGTGGACGTCCTGGATGCCCTCCAGTCGGCCGGCGCGGAACGTATCTCGTTGCAGCTCCTGGAGAACTAG
- the tilS gene encoding tRNA lysidine(34) synthetase TilS produces MNAEPGSLPERVAERLAALGVQPRETLLVACSGGVDSLSLLHLLRFGVGNAWSLAVAHYDHAMREASGADADWLRGVCRAWSVPFHGGRAHIALRNEDQARRHRYDFLERVRSQTRAERVLTAHHADDQAETVLFRILRGTGPAGLAGIPARRGAHILRPLLPFWRAEIEAYAERVGLNPRLDPSNLDPAQPRARLRHHILPELERAVAPGARRSLVRLAALARESEEAWEARTRRAEARARVGQGTGWAEWSVPRLRRLQPHLALRVLRHGARALGVHPDQESSRRLFEALASTQGRFHIRGGLDVERYGDRLRFALLKPPAGVDTTGPPEDLRESRAPAAERPGGASE; encoded by the coding sequence ATGAACGCCGAGCCCGGATCCCTGCCCGAGCGGGTGGCCGAGCGCCTTGCCGCACTGGGGGTCCAGCCGCGCGAGACCCTCCTGGTCGCATGTTCCGGCGGAGTGGACTCCCTTTCGCTGCTGCACCTTCTGCGGTTCGGCGTCGGGAACGCGTGGAGCCTCGCCGTGGCCCACTACGACCACGCGATGCGCGAGGCCAGCGGCGCGGATGCCGACTGGCTGCGGGGGGTGTGTCGGGCCTGGTCGGTGCCGTTCCACGGCGGTCGTGCCCACATCGCGCTCCGCAACGAGGACCAGGCGCGCCGGCATCGCTACGACTTCCTGGAACGAGTGCGCTCGCAAACGAGGGCCGAGCGGGTGCTGACCGCGCACCACGCGGACGATCAGGCCGAGACGGTGCTCTTCCGCATCCTCCGTGGCACCGGCCCCGCCGGCCTGGCGGGCATCCCCGCGCGCCGAGGGGCGCATATCCTGCGACCGCTGCTGCCCTTCTGGCGGGCGGAGATCGAGGCGTATGCCGAGCGCGTCGGTCTGAACCCCCGGCTCGACCCCAGCAACCTCGATCCCGCGCAGCCGCGCGCCCGGCTGCGCCACCACATCCTCCCGGAGCTGGAGCGGGCGGTCGCTCCCGGGGCCCGCCGTTCGCTGGTGCGACTGGCGGCGCTGGCTCGCGAGTCGGAGGAGGCGTGGGAGGCTCGGACCCGGCGAGCCGAGGCGCGGGCCCGGGTCGGGCAGGGCACGGGGTGGGCGGAATGGTCGGTTCCCCGGCTGCGGCGCCTGCAGCCGCACCTCGCGCTCCGGGTGCTGCGCCACGGGGCACGGGCACTCGGTGTGCATCCGGACCAGGAATCATCGCGGCGATTGTTCGAGGCGTTGGCCTCCACGCAGGGGCGCTTCCACATCCGCGGCGGGCTGGACGTGGAGCGCTACGGCGACCGCCTACGCTTCGCGCTCCTGAAGCCACCCGCCGGCGTGGACACCACGGGACCGCCGGAGGATCTCCGCGAGTCGCGAGCACCCGCCGCGGAACGCCCAGGGGGGGCCTCGGAGTAG
- a CDS encoding MotA/TolQ/ExbB proton channel family protein, giving the protein MESSGAQYQLMSLFADGGFMMYPLVLCSLIALGVIIAKAYTLFIAHKDAKTLMGRVEDAARGGRLDEAIQTAASTRGPTAAILYAGLTRLKDLKVRRGELEQAVNTTGTIELGFLERGLVVLATIANVAPLMGFLGTVLGMVLAFASIEAAGNVDPGLVAGGIKVALLTTAAGLIIAIPVNIAYNFFVYAIDKLIVDMEQGTQEVLNLAWDLEKQGKLQVTSSKGKKRAATT; this is encoded by the coding sequence TTGGAATCGTCCGGCGCGCAATACCAACTGATGTCGCTGTTCGCCGACGGCGGCTTCATGATGTACCCGCTCGTCCTGTGCTCGCTGATCGCGCTGGGCGTGATCATCGCCAAGGCCTATACGCTGTTCATCGCGCACAAGGATGCGAAGACGCTGATGGGCCGGGTGGAAGATGCCGCCCGTGGGGGCCGGCTGGACGAGGCCATCCAGACGGCTGCGTCGACGCGGGGCCCGACCGCCGCCATCCTCTACGCGGGCCTCACGCGCCTCAAGGACCTCAAGGTCCGCCGGGGTGAGTTGGAGCAGGCCGTCAACACCACCGGCACCATCGAGCTCGGCTTCCTGGAGCGGGGGCTGGTCGTGCTGGCGACCATCGCCAACGTAGCCCCCCTGATGGGCTTCCTCGGGACCGTTCTCGGAATGGTGCTGGCGTTCGCCTCCATCGAAGCGGCCGGCAACGTGGATCCGGGACTGGTGGCCGGCGGCATCAAGGTGGCTCTGCTCACGACGGCCGCGGGGTTGATCATCGCCATCCCGGTGAACATCGCCTACAACTTCTTCGTGTACGCGATCGACAAGCTGATCGTGGACATGGAGCAGGGGACCCAGGAGGTGCTGAATCTGGCCTGGGACCTCGAAAAGCAGGGCAAGCTCCAGGTCACGAGCAGCAAGGGAAAGAAGCGGGCGGCCACCACCTGA